The following proteins come from a genomic window of Acidobacteriota bacterium:
- a CDS encoding A/G-specific adenine glycosylase, which translates to MLQLVPPEQLRDGLLDWFDRWRRDLPWRRSEDPYEVLVAEVMLQQTRSEVVVSRYPGFLEAFPTLDAMAEAAVEEVEAAWSGLGYYRRARNLHRAARILARRAELPGSAAEWSELPGVGPYTSAMLASRLDGECVPVLDGNVERVLSRFLASPLPPKRAEARRGLLATAARLLDPERPGHSNQALMEVGSLVCRHRRPDCDACPLSPGCAAFRTAGLDPRDYPAAAPRRDRENVYCFTAVVREGPGLLLHRRPDDAEWLAGRWHLPTVELGRGDESLGEAAAQLGEAFGGDWECEDGAVVRHAVTYRDFYVRVAAAHWRPEAGREEPGSGSAGGELGWFAPEEIDDLPTSSLLPKSLASIPIHSGP; encoded by the coding sequence ATGTTGCAGTTAGTCCCTCCGGAGCAGCTCAGGGACGGGCTCCTGGACTGGTTTGACCGCTGGCGCCGCGACTTGCCGTGGCGGCGATCCGAGGATCCCTATGAAGTGCTGGTTGCGGAAGTCATGCTCCAGCAGACCCGCAGCGAGGTCGTGGTGTCGCGCTATCCGGGCTTCCTCGAGGCCTTCCCGACGCTCGATGCGATGGCCGAAGCCGCGGTCGAGGAGGTGGAGGCAGCCTGGTCGGGCCTCGGCTACTACCGCCGGGCGCGGAACCTCCATCGCGCGGCCCGCATCCTGGCCCGACGGGCCGAGCTTCCCGGAAGCGCCGCGGAATGGAGTGAGTTGCCCGGCGTGGGCCCTTACACGTCCGCGATGCTCGCCAGCCGGCTGGACGGTGAATGCGTGCCGGTGCTCGACGGCAACGTGGAGCGGGTGCTGAGCCGGTTTCTGGCTTCCCCGCTGCCGCCGAAGCGGGCGGAGGCCCGACGTGGCCTGCTGGCGACCGCGGCGAGGCTCCTGGACCCGGAACGCCCCGGCCATTCGAATCAGGCCTTGATGGAGGTGGGATCGCTCGTCTGCCGGCACAGGCGCCCGGACTGCGACGCCTGTCCGCTTTCTCCGGGGTGTGCGGCCTTCAGGACCGCCGGATTGGATCCCCGGGACTACCCGGCCGCGGCCCCGCGTCGGGATCGAGAAAACGTCTACTGCTTCACGGCCGTGGTCAGGGAAGGTCCCGGCCTGCTACTGCACCGCCGGCCCGATGACGCGGAGTGGCTGGCCGGCCGCTGGCATCTGCCGACGGTCGAGCTCGGGCGGGGGGACGAGTCCCTGGGCGAAGCGGCGGCGCAGCTGGGCGAGGCGTTCGGTGGCGACTGGGAGTGCGAGGACGGCGCCGTGGTTCGTCACGCGGTCACCTATCGGGACTTCTACGTTCGTGTGGCTGCCGCCCACTGGCGGCCGGAAGCGGGGCGCGAGGAGCCCGGCTCGGGATCGGCCGGGGGTGAACTAGGGTGGTTCGCTCCGGAGGAGATCGACGATCTGCCGACCTCGTCGC
- the dnaA gene encoding chromosomal replication initiator protein DnaA — translation MPSSVWPTLRRQLRADLPPEEFRTWFHPLRVASEDAERLVLEAPNSRFVAALEEGFRPIVDWAIADLKGPTFEVLFKSSDSIKEAARPAPSPPKTPAAEDAVPSGSSLNPQYRFDSFVIGNSNRFAGAASQAVAEKPGIAYNPLFLYGGVGLGKTHLLHAIGNRLRRTLPGTRVVYLAAEDFVNDLITSIRFERMPAFRERYRTIDVLLVDDIQFLAKKERSQEEFFHTFNVLYTRQKQIIVTSDAQPRDLADMEERLRSRFGSGLLADIQPPDLETKVAILQRKARQVQGLDLDTDVALFIARQVHSNVRELEGLLNRVTAFASLSGARLDLDFAKEALRDVLPEQDRPVSSAQIVKLVAHHYGLKVREIKSKSNSRQITYPRQIAMYLCKRLTQMSYPEIGRLFNGKHHSTVMYSVEQIERRRSEDERLAAQLERFTRQLG, via the coding sequence ATGCCTAGTTCCGTTTGGCCGACTCTACGCCGCCAGCTGCGCGCGGACCTGCCGCCAGAGGAGTTCCGGACCTGGTTCCACCCACTCCGGGTCGCTTCCGAGGACGCGGAGCGGCTGGTCCTCGAAGCGCCGAACTCCCGCTTCGTCGCGGCGCTGGAGGAGGGCTTCCGGCCGATCGTCGACTGGGCGATCGCCGATCTCAAGGGGCCTACGTTCGAGGTTCTCTTCAAGAGCAGCGACTCCATCAAGGAGGCGGCGCGGCCCGCGCCGAGTCCCCCGAAGACGCCGGCTGCCGAGGACGCCGTGCCCAGCGGGAGTTCCCTCAATCCCCAGTACCGCTTCGACTCGTTCGTGATCGGCAACTCGAACCGGTTCGCAGGCGCCGCGTCGCAGGCGGTGGCGGAGAAGCCCGGAATCGCCTACAACCCCCTCTTCCTCTACGGCGGCGTGGGCCTGGGCAAGACCCACCTCCTGCACGCGATCGGCAACCGGCTCCGCCGTACCCTGCCCGGTACGCGCGTCGTCTATCTGGCAGCCGAGGACTTCGTCAACGATCTGATCACGTCGATCCGCTTCGAGAGGATGCCAGCCTTCCGCGAGCGCTACCGCACGATCGATGTGCTTCTGGTGGACGACATCCAGTTCCTGGCCAAGAAGGAGCGTTCGCAGGAGGAGTTCTTCCACACCTTCAACGTGCTCTACACGCGCCAGAAGCAGATCATCGTCACGTCCGACGCGCAGCCGCGGGACCTCGCCGACATGGAAGAGCGGCTCCGCAGTCGTTTCGGCTCCGGTCTGCTCGCGGACATCCAGCCCCCGGACCTGGAGACGAAGGTCGCCATTCTCCAACGCAAGGCCCGGCAGGTGCAGGGCCTCGATCTCGATACCGACGTCGCCCTGTTCATCGCCCGCCAGGTGCACTCCAACGTGCGCGAACTCGAAGGGCTGCTCAACCGCGTCACCGCCTTCGCGTCGCTCTCGGGCGCGCGTCTCGACCTGGACTTCGCGAAGGAGGCCCTCCGCGATGTGCTTCCGGAACAGGACCGGCCGGTGTCTTCCGCGCAGATCGTCAAGCTGGTAGCCCATCACTACGGGCTCAAGGTGCGCGAGATCAAGAGCAAGAGCAACTCGCGGCAGATCACGTATCCCCGGCAGATCGCGATGTACCTCTGCAAACGGCTGACCCAGATGTCCTATCCGGAAATCGGCAGGCTGTTCAACGGCAAGCATCACTCTACGGTGATGTACTCCGTCGAGCAGATCGAGCGCCGTCGCTCCGAAGACGAGCGCCTCGCCGCTCAGCTGGAACGCTTCACCCGTCAACTCGGTTGA
- the dnaN gene encoding DNA polymerase III subunit beta, with protein sequence MKTRVERRELLTELAAMRGIVESRSTIPVLSHLLLRVRDNRLELAATDLDVSLTSSCAAEEGSCEPGATAVQARKLLEIVRALGDGAVELSTGESNSLHIVAGSSRFRVNGLSAEDFPTLAGVDPDSASATFEAPFADLKRMIGKVIFAVSAEESRFQLNGALLKLKDGAVELVATDGHRLALIEAEMPGVAEADGVLAPRKALLELMRFDSDESATFRRSEHHLAFVIGRRELTCRILEGTFPDYEKVISKDNDRKASFDRQELSEVVHRVSLLTGDRAPMVRLKFDERSLLVSSSNPDLGEAEETLECDYEAENLEIGLNPAYVRDFLGAVDTDRVELALKDENSQCVAHPVEGADSRYLCVIMPMRL encoded by the coding sequence ATGAAGACCAGGGTTGAACGGAGAGAACTGCTGACCGAGCTCGCTGCGATGCGCGGCATCGTCGAGAGCAGATCCACGATTCCGGTCTTGTCCCATCTCCTGTTGCGGGTCCGCGACAACCGGCTGGAACTGGCGGCCACCGACCTCGATGTTTCGCTCACGTCCTCGTGTGCAGCCGAGGAAGGGTCCTGTGAACCGGGCGCCACAGCCGTTCAGGCGCGCAAGCTTCTGGAAATCGTCCGCGCCCTCGGCGACGGCGCGGTGGAACTGTCGACGGGGGAGTCGAACTCTCTCCACATCGTCGCCGGTTCCTCGCGATTCCGCGTCAACGGTCTCTCGGCGGAGGACTTTCCGACCCTTGCCGGAGTCGATCCCGACTCGGCTTCCGCGACCTTCGAGGCGCCATTTGCCGACCTCAAGCGGATGATCGGCAAGGTCATCTTCGCGGTCTCCGCCGAAGAGTCGCGGTTCCAGTTGAACGGCGCGTTGCTCAAGCTGAAGGATGGCGCCGTCGAACTGGTGGCCACGGACGGCCATCGTCTGGCCCTGATCGAGGCGGAGATGCCGGGCGTCGCCGAGGCGGACGGCGTGCTGGCTCCGCGCAAGGCGCTGCTGGAGTTGATGCGCTTCGACAGTGACGAGAGCGCGACGTTCCGCCGCAGCGAGCATCATCTCGCCTTCGTGATCGGTCGGCGCGAGTTGACCTGTCGCATCCTCGAGGGCACCTTCCCGGACTACGAGAAGGTCATCTCGAAGGACAACGACAGGAAGGCGTCCTTCGACCGGCAGGAATTGTCCGAGGTCGTCCATCGGGTTTCGCTGTTGACCGGCGACCGCGCCCCGATGGTGAGGCTGAAGTTCGATGAAAGGTCGCTGCTCGTGTCGTCGTCGAATCCGGACCTGGGCGAGGCCGAAGAGACGCTCGAATGCGACTATGAGGCGGAGAATCTGGAGATCGGTCTGAACCCCGCCTACGTTCGGGACTTCCTGGGCGCGGTCGATACCGACCGGGTCGAACTCGCGCTGAAGGACGAGAACAGCCAGTGCGTCGCACACCCCGTCGAGGGCGCCGATTCGCGCTACCTCTGCGTGATCATGCCGATGCGCCTGTAG
- the gyrB gene encoding DNA topoisomerase (ATP-hydrolyzing) subunit B codes for MAESGYSAKDIKVLKGLEAVRKRPGMYIGDTDDGSGLHHMVFELVDNAIDEAQAGFCDLVEVVIHGDGSVSVRDDGRGIPVGFHEGEQRSAAEVIMTELHSGGKFDQNAYKVSGGLHGVGLSVVNALSVELDLEIDRDGYRWRQGYSRGMPVASIEAVSDLEVPKATGTRIRFSPDPEVFTRLTFDYQTLAQRLRELSFLNRGIAIRLVDERTGKQANFEYEGGISSFVSHLSRNKTPLHPDPIYLRGEQGEDGSSESVEVALQWSDSYQERIHCFTNTINNRDGGTHLSGLRSALTRTVNNYVASSGLGKNLKEKLSGEDIREGLVAIVSVKVRDPKFSSQTKEKLVSSEVRGWVESTVGEQLSAFLEENPRDARRIVEKVVEAARAREAARKARELTRRKGALDSSNLPGKLADCSERDPSMAELFLVEGDSAGGSAKQGRDRRFQAVLPLKGKILNVERARLDKMLSSEEIRTLIQALGTGIGTEDFDIDRLRYHKLIIMCDADVDGSHIRTLILTFFYRQMKEIIDRGHLFIAQPPLYKVTEGRKSNYLKDDEEYHDYLVRRIRKGWQLALGSDDASDPTVFGGDRLSRLLDRLASFRRTLESLSARGVPTDALRAVIGGGITGRDRLRDRERLQDVAQIIEASGFHDVDVTGGENGLFAIRFRSRRDGVDRQVTVDEQLVTGAEFRSLVANREALEAWNAPSILLQQVNGASTDSREVESLDEALDSLFAAAKKGLAIQRYKGLGEMNPGQLWETTMDPERRRMLLVEIDNERDEATDEIFVKLMGDKVEPRRQFIEENALYATNLDI; via the coding sequence GTGGCTGAATCCGGGTACTCGGCCAAGGACATCAAGGTCCTCAAGGGCCTTGAAGCGGTCCGGAAACGGCCGGGAATGTACATCGGCGACACCGATGACGGCTCGGGTCTTCACCACATGGTGTTCGAGCTCGTCGACAACGCGATCGACGAGGCGCAGGCGGGTTTCTGTGACCTGGTAGAGGTCGTGATCCATGGCGACGGCAGCGTCTCCGTGAGGGACGACGGTCGTGGCATACCGGTGGGCTTCCACGAGGGCGAGCAGCGCTCCGCAGCCGAGGTGATCATGACCGAGCTCCACTCGGGCGGGAAGTTCGACCAGAACGCCTACAAGGTGTCCGGCGGGCTGCACGGCGTAGGCCTCTCCGTCGTCAATGCCCTGTCGGTCGAACTCGATCTGGAGATCGACCGGGACGGATACCGCTGGCGGCAGGGCTACAGCCGGGGAATGCCGGTCGCCTCGATCGAGGCCGTTTCCGATCTCGAGGTGCCGAAGGCTACCGGCACCCGGATCCGGTTCTCTCCCGATCCGGAGGTGTTCACCCGGCTGACCTTCGACTACCAGACTCTCGCGCAGCGCCTGCGGGAGCTGTCGTTCCTGAATCGGGGCATCGCGATCCGGCTGGTCGACGAGCGGACCGGCAAACAGGCGAACTTCGAGTACGAGGGCGGGATCAGCAGCTTCGTCTCGCACCTGAGCCGGAACAAGACGCCGCTGCATCCCGATCCGATCTACCTCCGGGGCGAACAGGGCGAAGACGGCTCGAGCGAGTCGGTGGAGGTCGCCCTGCAGTGGAGCGACAGTTACCAGGAACGCATCCACTGCTTCACGAACACGATCAACAACCGGGACGGCGGCACCCACCTTTCGGGTCTGCGCTCGGCGCTGACGCGTACGGTCAACAACTACGTCGCTTCCTCGGGACTCGGCAAGAACCTCAAGGAGAAGCTCTCCGGCGAGGACATCCGCGAAGGGCTGGTTGCGATCGTCTCGGTCAAGGTGCGGGATCCGAAGTTCTCCAGCCAGACCAAGGAGAAGCTGGTTTCCTCGGAGGTGCGCGGCTGGGTCGAGTCGACGGTCGGCGAGCAGCTCTCCGCATTCCTGGAGGAGAACCCCCGCGATGCCCGGCGCATCGTCGAGAAGGTGGTCGAAGCGGCCAGGGCGCGCGAGGCGGCCCGCAAGGCGCGCGAGCTCACCCGGCGCAAGGGTGCGCTGGACAGTTCGAACCTGCCGGGCAAGCTGGCAGACTGCAGCGAGCGGGATCCGTCCATGGCGGAACTCTTCCTGGTCGAGGGCGACTCAGCCGGCGGCTCCGCGAAACAGGGGCGCGACCGGCGCTTCCAGGCGGTGTTGCCGCTCAAGGGCAAGATCCTGAACGTCGAGCGGGCGCGCCTCGACAAGATGCTGTCCTCGGAGGAGATCAGGACGCTGATCCAGGCGCTGGGCACCGGCATTGGTACCGAGGACTTCGACATCGACCGTCTCCGCTACCACAAGCTGATCATCATGTGCGACGCGGACGTGGACGGCAGCCACATCCGGACGCTCATCCTGACCTTCTTCTACCGCCAGATGAAGGAGATCATCGACCGGGGCCACCTGTTCATCGCCCAGCCGCCGCTCTACAAGGTCACCGAGGGTCGAAAATCGAACTATCTGAAGGACGACGAGGAGTACCACGACTACCTCGTGCGGCGCATCCGCAAGGGCTGGCAACTGGCGCTGGGAAGCGATGATGCCTCCGATCCGACCGTGTTCGGGGGCGATCGACTGAGCCGTCTGCTGGACCGTCTGGCTTCGTTCCGGCGGACCCTCGAGTCCTTGAGCGCCCGAGGCGTGCCGACGGACGCGCTGAGGGCGGTCATTGGGGGTGGAATCACCGGCCGGGACCGCCTGCGTGACCGCGAACGCCTGCAGGACGTGGCGCAGATCATCGAGGCGTCTGGCTTCCACGACGTCGACGTGACCGGCGGCGAGAACGGGCTGTTCGCGATTCGCTTCCGGTCACGACGGGATGGCGTGGACCGCCAGGTGACGGTCGACGAGCAGCTCGTGACCGGCGCCGAGTTCCGCTCCCTGGTGGCGAATCGGGAGGCGCTCGAGGCATGGAACGCACCCTCGATCCTGCTCCAGCAGGTGAACGGCGCCAGTACGGACAGCCGCGAAGTGGAGTCGCTGGACGAGGCCCTCGACTCCCTGTTCGCCGCGGCGAAGAAGGGTCTGGCCATCCAGCGCTACAAGGGCCTGGGGGAGATGAACCCGGGGCAGCTCTGGGAGACCACGATGGACCCCGAGCGCCGCCGCATGCTGCTGGTCGAGATCGACAACGAGCGGGACGAGGCGACGGACGAGATCTTCGTGAAGCTGATGGGCGACAAGGTGGAGCCCAGGCGGCAGTTCATCGAGGAGAACGCCCTCTACGCCACGAACCTCGACATCTGA
- the gyrA gene encoding DNA gyrase subunit A, with translation MPVQLEREMRRSYLDYAMSVIIGRALPDVRDGLKPVHRRVLYGMWEAGNTAGRAYKKSARIVGDVMGKYHPHGDGPIYDTVVRLAQDFSMRYPLVDGQGNFGSIDGDNPAAMRYTEVRLTRIAEEMLREDIDKDTVDWIPNYDGSEQEPSPLPARIPNLLVNGSAGIAVGMATNIPPHNLGEAIAAVKLLIDRPQASLDELMEILPGPDFPTGGFIHGRDGIRSAYETGRGSIQVRARADIVDRGSDRQSIIVSEIPYQVNKARLIERIAELVREKKLEGIRDLRDESDRDGIRIVIDLKRGEVAEVILNTLYKMTKLQVSYGMNMLAIVDSQPQVLTLRELLRHFLDHRRTVVIRRCRYELARAELRAHILEGLLIALDHLDEVIATIRASHTPPEARTRLISNFALTDRQAQAILDMRLQRLTGLEREKIQEEYGELLAEIGRLRAILGSDELLLAEIRGELDAIEQRYSDPRRTEIVAYSSDITIEDMIADEDMVITVTRSGYVKRSPLSLYRSQHRGGKGRTGMATRDGDFVEQLYVASAHSYVLVFTDRGHCYWLKVHQIPQMGPAARGKAIVNLLRLDSGEGVAATVAVREFPEDRFLTFATETGVVKKTALSHYSRPRASGIIAVRIDEGDRLLTVKLTDGGSDLVLATRMGYSVRFPENDLRSLSRATRGVRGITLRRGDRVVSMECLLPPARDDESTRPPETTLLTVSENGFGKRTALDEYRRQSRGGLGIINLKVSDRTGTVVGVREVADDTELMLITHEGKIIRINAGSVSVIGRATQGVKVMDLDDGDRIVALARIPDRGEEDEEDGADEAGGGAEDTEPIN, from the coding sequence GTGCCCGTGCAGCTCGAGCGCGAGATGCGCCGGAGCTATCTCGATTACGCGATGAGCGTGATCATCGGCCGTGCCCTGCCCGATGTGCGGGATGGCCTGAAGCCGGTTCACCGGCGCGTTCTCTACGGCATGTGGGAGGCCGGCAACACGGCCGGCCGCGCGTACAAGAAGTCCGCCCGGATCGTCGGCGACGTGATGGGCAAGTACCACCCCCACGGCGACGGTCCGATCTACGACACGGTGGTGCGTCTCGCGCAGGACTTCTCCATGCGCTATCCCCTGGTCGACGGCCAGGGCAACTTCGGTTCGATCGACGGCGACAACCCGGCCGCGATGCGCTACACGGAGGTTCGCCTCACCCGGATCGCCGAGGAGATGCTGCGCGAGGACATCGACAAGGACACGGTCGACTGGATACCGAACTACGACGGCTCGGAGCAGGAGCCCTCGCCCCTGCCGGCCCGCATCCCGAACCTCCTGGTCAACGGTTCCGCCGGTATCGCGGTCGGCATGGCGACGAACATCCCGCCCCACAACCTCGGTGAAGCGATCGCGGCGGTCAAGCTGCTGATCGACCGTCCTCAGGCCTCACTGGACGAGTTGATGGAGATCCTTCCCGGTCCGGACTTCCCGACGGGAGGATTCATCCACGGGCGCGACGGCATTCGCAGCGCCTACGAGACCGGCCGCGGTTCGATCCAGGTACGGGCGCGTGCCGACATCGTCGACAGGGGTTCGGACCGCCAATCGATCATCGTGTCCGAGATTCCCTACCAGGTGAACAAGGCGCGGCTGATCGAACGGATCGCCGAACTCGTGCGCGAGAAGAAGCTCGAGGGCATCCGCGATCTTCGCGACGAGTCCGATCGCGACGGCATCCGCATCGTGATCGACCTGAAGCGGGGTGAGGTCGCCGAGGTCATCCTGAACACGCTCTACAAGATGACCAAGCTCCAGGTCAGCTACGGCATGAACATGCTGGCGATCGTCGACAGCCAGCCCCAGGTGCTGACCCTGCGCGAGTTGCTGCGCCACTTCCTGGACCACCGCCGCACGGTCGTCATCCGGCGATGCCGCTACGAACTGGCGCGGGCCGAGCTGCGCGCCCACATCCTCGAGGGTCTGCTCATCGCTCTCGACCACCTGGACGAGGTGATCGCCACGATCCGGGCCAGCCACACGCCGCCGGAGGCGCGGACGCGCCTGATCTCGAACTTCGCCCTGACCGACCGCCAGGCGCAGGCGATCCTGGACATGCGACTGCAGCGGTTGACGGGACTCGAGCGCGAGAAGATCCAGGAAGAGTACGGCGAGCTGCTCGCCGAGATCGGCCGACTGCGCGCCATCCTGGGGTCCGACGAGCTGTTGCTGGCCGAGATCCGGGGCGAACTCGACGCGATCGAACAGCGCTACAGCGACCCGCGCCGCACCGAGATCGTGGCCTACTCCTCGGACATCACGATCGAGGACATGATCGCCGACGAGGACATGGTGATCACGGTGACGCGGTCGGGCTACGTCAAGCGCTCCCCGCTCAGCCTGTACCGCTCCCAGCATCGCGGCGGCAAGGGCCGGACCGGCATGGCGACGCGGGACGGCGACTTCGTGGAGCAGCTCTACGTCGCCTCGGCCCACAGCTATGTCCTCGTGTTCACCGACCGGGGACACTGCTACTGGCTCAAGGTGCACCAGATCCCCCAGATGGGCCCGGCGGCGCGGGGCAAGGCGATCGTCAACCTGCTGCGGCTCGACAGCGGCGAGGGAGTCGCGGCTACCGTCGCGGTCCGCGAGTTCCCGGAAGACCGGTTCCTGACCTTCGCCACCGAGACCGGCGTGGTGAAGAAAACGGCGCTGTCGCACTATTCCCGTCCCCGAGCAAGCGGCATCATCGCGGTTCGGATCGACGAGGGCGACCGGCTGCTGACGGTGAAGTTGACCGACGGCGGCAGCGACCTCGTGCTAGCCACCCGGATGGGCTATTCGGTCCGGTTCCCCGAGAACGATCTGCGCTCCCTCAGTCGGGCGACGCGTGGCGTGCGCGGGATCACTCTGCGCCGCGGAGACCGCGTCGTCTCGATGGAGTGCCTGCTGCCGCCGGCGCGGGACGACGAGTCGACGCGGCCGCCGGAAACGACGCTGCTGACCGTCAGCGAGAACGGCTTCGGCAAGCGGACGGCGCTCGACGAGTACCGCCGCCAGTCGAGGGGTGGGCTCGGGATCATCAACCTCAAGGTCTCGGACCGGACGGGCACGGTCGTCGGTGTCCGCGAGGTGGCCGACGACACGGAGCTGATGCTGATCACCCACGAGGGAAAGATCATCCGCATCAACGCAGGCAGCGTGTCCGTGATCGGCCGCGCTACCCAGGGCGTCAAGGTGATGGACCTGGACGACGGCGACCGCATCGTCGCCCTGGCCCGGATTCCGGATCGCGGCGAGGAGGACGAAGAGGACGGCGCCGACGAGGCCGGGGGCGGAGCCGAAGACACGGAGCCGATCAACTAG
- the fsa gene encoding fructose-6-phosphate aldolase, whose amino-acid sequence MKFFLDTADIKEIETGLEWGMVDGVTTNPSLIAKQGKPYLPTVREIAELVPGPVSGEVLATDLEGMLEQGRRLAGLADNVVVKVPLGPPGLTAVRRLAAEGILCNVTLCFSPSQALLAGKAGAAYISPFVGRLDDIAQDGMDLIRQVIAIYSHYDFGTEVLVASARHPVHVVLSAEMGADVITLPFKTLSQLYRHPLTDIGLNQFLSDWEKTGRCFDDE is encoded by the coding sequence ATGAAGTTCTTTCTCGACACCGCGGACATCAAGGAGATCGAGACCGGCCTCGAGTGGGGCATGGTCGACGGCGTGACGACCAACCCGAGCCTGATCGCCAAGCAGGGCAAGCCGTACCTGCCGACGGTTCGCGAGATCGCGGAGCTGGTGCCGGGTCCGGTGAGCGGCGAAGTGCTCGCCACCGACCTCGAAGGCATGCTCGAGCAGGGCCGCCGCCTGGCCGGCCTCGCCGACAACGTGGTGGTCAAGGTGCCGCTCGGTCCGCCGGGACTCACCGCGGTGCGCCGGCTGGCCGCCGAGGGCATTCTCTGCAACGTGACCCTGTGCTTCTCGCCGTCCCAGGCTCTGTTGGCGGGCAAGGCGGGAGCCGCCTACATCTCACCCTTCGTTGGCCGGCTGGACGACATCGCCCAGGACGGCATGGACCTGATCCGGCAGGTGATCGCGATCTACTCCCACTACGACTTCGGCACCGAGGTCCTGGTTGCTTCCGCCCGCCATCCCGTTCACGTCGTCCTTTCGGCGGAGATGGGCGCGGATGTGATCACCCTGCCGTTCAAGACCCTGAGCCAGCTCTACCGGCACCCGCTGACGGACATCGGTCTGAACCAGTTCCTCTCGGACTGGGAGAAGACCGGCCGCTGCTTCGACGACGAGTGA
- a CDS encoding dipeptidase, which translates to MSIDAVLERVDRETGASLEQLKDYLRIPSISTDPAYTGEVRRCAGFVEERLKAAGLDTEIIETAGHPLVYGEWLGAPGRPTVLFYGHYDVQPVDPLDEWRHDPFEPTIETGERGEQIVARGATDDKGQSFTHVKAVEALMAETGSLPVNVKFLIEGEEECGGEAIEAYVRSPAAERLGCDLALVSDTSMYGPGQPSVLYGLKGLLYTEVRVRGAARDLHSGTFGGAVANPLNALATMLAGLRDPEDGRILIPGFYDDVRPLAAGERSAFAALPFDETKYGDEIGATALWGEAGYTTLERVWARPTCDVNGIWGGYQGPGAKTVIANRAGAKVSMRLVPDQEPDRIFRALAEHLRASAPPGIEVEVDHLNGAPPVLVDLEGPLVDAALVGVGEAWGRAPVRVREGGSIPIVSTLSEVLAAPVLLIGFGLSDDRLHAPNEKMDLVNFYQGIRTIVRVLDRVGSVDPGA; encoded by the coding sequence ATGAGCATCGACGCCGTTCTGGAGAGGGTGGACCGGGAGACCGGCGCCAGCCTCGAGCAGTTGAAGGACTACCTCCGGATCCCGTCCATCTCGACGGACCCGGCTTACACGGGAGAGGTGCGGCGCTGCGCCGGATTCGTCGAGGAACGGCTGAAGGCCGCCGGCCTGGACACGGAGATCATCGAGACCGCGGGCCATCCGCTGGTCTACGGTGAGTGGCTTGGCGCTCCCGGCCGTCCCACCGTCCTGTTCTACGGCCACTACGACGTGCAGCCGGTGGACCCCCTGGACGAGTGGCGTCACGACCCGTTCGAGCCGACCATCGAGACCGGCGAGCGCGGCGAGCAGATCGTGGCCCGCGGCGCCACGGACGACAAGGGCCAGTCGTTCACCCACGTCAAGGCGGTCGAGGCGCTGATGGCGGAGACCGGCAGTCTGCCGGTCAACGTGAAGTTCCTGATCGAAGGCGAGGAGGAATGCGGCGGCGAGGCGATCGAGGCCTATGTCCGGAGTCCGGCAGCAGAACGGCTCGGCTGCGACCTGGCGCTGGTCTCGGACACCTCGATGTACGGACCGGGCCAGCCCTCCGTTCTCTACGGCCTGAAGGGGCTGCTCTACACCGAGGTCCGGGTCCGGGGAGCGGCCCGGGATCTCCACTCCGGCACGTTCGGCGGCGCGGTGGCGAATCCGCTCAACGCCCTGGCGACGATGCTGGCCGGGCTGCGCGACCCGGAGGACGGCCGGATTCTCATCCCCGGTTTCTACGACGACGTGCGGCCACTGGCCGCGGGCGAGCGCTCGGCGTTCGCCGCGCTGCCGTTCGACGAGACGAAGTACGGCGACGAGATCGGCGCCACCGCCTTGTGGGGCGAGGCCGGCTACACGACCCTGGAAAGGGTCTGGGCCCGGCCGACGTGCGATGTCAACGGGATCTGGGGCGGCTATCAGGGCCCGGGCGCCAAGACGGTGATCGCCAACCGCGCCGGCGCCAAGGTCTCCATGCGCCTGGTTCCCGACCAGGAACCGGATCGGATCTTCAGGGCCCTCGCCGAGCACCTGCGAGCGTCGGCTCCCCCCGGCATCGAGGTGGAGGTGGATCACCTGAACGGAGCCCCGCCGGTACTCGTCGACCTCGAAGGGCCGCTGGTCGATGCGGCTCTCGTGGGCGTGGGGGAGGCCTGGGGCCGCGCTCCGGTCCGGGTTCGGGAAGGAGGTTCGATTCCGATCGTCTCGACGCTGTCGGAGGTGCTGGCCGCGCCGGTTCTGCTGATCGGATTCGGCCTCTCCGACGACCGGCTGCACGCGCCGAACGAGAAGATGGACCTCGTCAACTTCTACCAGGGCATTCGCACGATCGTTCGCGTACTCGACCGGGTGGGTTCCGTCGATCCGGGAGCTTGA